Genomic segment of Mucilaginibacter sabulilitoris:
AAGGCAATATCACTACCGGCTGGTTAAACCGCGACAGGGTCCGCAACCTTACTTATCGCAATTATGCCATAACCTGCCCTACAGGTTACATACAATCGTACGAGGCCAGCAGCCTGGTAACCTTTATGCAGCTGTATCCGGGGAAGGATTGCCTGTTCCCGGCCGGGGTAACTTTTTATGCCAATACCATGTATGGCGGCGCAAGTACAAAGCCTATACCTAAGGGGAGCTATACTTTAGCACAGTTGAAAAAATTTGGCTTTGCCGATGACTGGGCATCTTCGGCCAGCGTACCCGACGGTTGGAAGGTAACTATGTACAGCGAGGACAACTTTCAGGGTACCTCATGGCAGCTCAATGCCGATACACCGCATTTCCCCAATCTTTCGCCTACGGCTAATGATGTAGTATCGTCGGTTAAGATAGAATGATTTTTTGTAGAGTTAACAAGCCCCCGCTGCAGCGGGGGCTTGTTGGTTTTTCGGGGTTGGGATGCGGTGATACAACAATAGGTTTTCGGAAGAAAAAGGGTGTCATTTCGACAAGGTACGAGGAGAAATCCTATAGATATTGCAAATTCGTTTTGTGAGGCATATAAGATTTCTCTTTCGCACAACGCTCATACCCACCCATGCTCTCTCGATTTCTATGATTTAAGCAACTAATTTCTGATAATTTTTTTCGTAAGGTCTGTTTTGGTTGACGCAGGCGAAAAGGCGTAATATGAGTTTGTTCCTAACGGCATTAATGACACTCATTTTATTCTTTTTTTCCTGCAATACCTTTCGTTGGTAAAAGCGTTTTAGATCTTGGTTATGCTGTATAGCAACTATGGCTGCAAGATGTAGGAGCGTTTTTACTTTTTTGTTGGCCATATGCGATACCCTGGCCTTTTTAACAACCTTACCGGAGTTATCTGTAAAAGGTGCTACGCCTGAATAACAAGCGAACTTTTTAGGGTCGCTAATGTCCTTGAATTCGTTGGTAGTAACAATGACCTGAACGGCAGTTACTTTGCCAATGCCGCTTACTGAGGTTGCCAGTTTGAATATCCGGGTTAATTCTTTGTCCGCTTTAATAATTTCTTCTATAGCCCGCTCTGTCCTGGCTATGTCGCTTTCGATCGCCTTTAAGGAATGACTGCAGGCTTGTAGGTTCTGCTTGCTGGTTTTGCCGGGACTGAAAGACGCATGCTCTTTTAGTGGCACTTTCAATTGTTTTTTAACAGTTATCAACCGTAACCGGGTAGCTGCAAGATGGGCAAGTTGCTGCACAGCTTCGCGCTTAGGCTCCCATAAGCGCAGCCCTTCGCGCTCCTTATAAGCATACCAGGCGATACGCATGGCATCTACCTTGTCATTCTTGCCCCGGATATTCCCTAATGAGTTCTTGATCTGGGTAGCCGCTTCTAAGCAAATGTGTGCCTTCTTTTTATGCAGGCAAGCCAAAGCATGGTTGTTATAAATGCCGGTATGCTCCATGCAGAAAATAGCTTTGCTTAAGCTGAACCCAGGAAGTTTTCCCAACTCCTTGAGAAATGTATTGATTGCTGCCGGAGCGTTAGCAATTTCCTGGTGGAATAGAAACCGGCTGCCTTGCTGAACAGCAAAGTCCAATTCGTTTTTGGACACATCGATACCAATGAAAAATTCAAATTCCATATCTTTACCCTGTTTATGTTAGTAAACAGTTAACATGTTTTAAACTACATCAATTCCTTACTAATGAGCCTCGTAAACTCTAATTTCTATTTGATGCCACAGTTTAAAACAAGCGGTAAAGGAGTAAATCGAACGATAGGCCTACATGCCTGGAAATGACAATAATGCGCCTTTACCGCTGTTAACTTTATCCACAAAATCTAAGGTTATTAACAAAGAAAAAGAAGCAAAAAGAAAGCTTCAACAATAATAATAACCCTTATTATCTTGTTGAAGCTAATCTAAAGGAAATGACAAGATTTTTTCTTCCGAATATGTATGGTGAAAATGCTGACTATAAGATCAACTATTAAACATTTTAAGCATGTTTAAGCTGATTTAACTTTCTAAAAACCGCTGTGTGTAAAAATAAAATAGTCGCAGGTGCAAAAGCGGGGAACCAAACAAACGGAAATACGGTCACTTCCCGGAGGTTTCCATTGGCGCCGATAGTAACCGCAATCACAAGCAGATCAATAATGTCCATGATGCCGAAAATGTTCCAGGCGTAAACGGCCGGTTTGCTCCATGACTTTCCCTTTGAAACCATTTTTGCCACCGGGATTGCCAGAATCGCGGTAATGATATCTCCCAATCCGGCAAAA
This window contains:
- a CDS encoding IS110 family RNA-guided transposase, which codes for MEFEFFIGIDVSKNELDFAVQQGSRFLFHQEIANAPAAINTFLKELGKLPGFSLSKAIFCMEHTGIYNNHALACLHKKKAHICLEAATQIKNSLGNIRGKNDKVDAMRIAWYAYKEREGLRLWEPKREAVQQLAHLAATRLRLITVKKQLKVPLKEHASFSPGKTSKQNLQACSHSLKAIESDIARTERAIEEIIKADKELTRIFKLATSVSGIGKVTAVQVIVTTNEFKDISDPKKFACYSGVAPFTDNSGKVVKKARVSHMANKKVKTLLHLAAIVAIQHNQDLKRFYQRKVLQEKKNKMSVINAVRNKLILRLFACVNQNRPYEKNYQKLVA